Proteins encoded together in one Flavobacteriales bacterium window:
- a CDS encoding 50S ribosomal protein L10 — translation MATRTEKDQAIAVLVEEIKATNVLYLADTSELTAEATSNLRRACHKSGIRMKVVKNTLLQKAMERVEGRDYSGLLGSLKGQTSILFADKGNTPAKVIQDFRKSHKKPVLKSAWIDEAVFIGDDQVAVLAKLKGKEELIGDIIALLQSPIKNVLGGLQASGGQKVAGLVKALQERAA, via the coding sequence ATGGCAACCCGTACCGAAAAGGACCAGGCGATCGCCGTACTGGTCGAGGAGATCAAGGCGACCAACGTGCTGTACCTGGCCGACACCAGCGAGCTGACGGCCGAGGCCACCAGCAACCTGCGCCGCGCCTGCCACAAGAGCGGCATCCGCATGAAAGTGGTGAAGAACACCCTTCTGCAGAAGGCGATGGAGCGCGTCGAGGGCCGCGACTACAGCGGCCTGCTGGGCTCGCTCAAGGGACAGACCTCGATCCTGTTCGCCGACAAGGGCAACACCCCGGCGAAGGTGATCCAGGACTTCCGCAAGAGCCACAAGAAGCCCGTGCTGAAGAGCGCCTGGATCGATGAGGCCGTCTTCATCGGCGACGACCAGGTGGCCGTGCTGGCCAAGCTCAAAGGCAAGGAGGAGCTCATCGGTGACATCATCGCGCTGCTCCAAAGCCCGATCAAGAACGTGCTTGGCGGCCTCCAGGCCTCCGGTGGCCAGAAGGTCGCCGGCCTGGTGAAGGCCCTGCAGGAGCGCGCCGCTTGA
- a CDS encoding 50S ribosomal protein L1, translated as MATLTKKRKAAMAKYDATKSYELKDAASIVKQISTTKFDATVDIAVRLGVDPKKSTEMVRGTVSLPHGTGRDVRVLVLADPAKCEEATAAGADMAGLDEFVEKIKGGWTDVDVIICTPNVMAKVGALGRVLGPRGLMPNPKTGTVTMDVAKAVKEVKAGKIDFKVDKAGIIHAVIGKASFDAQKLSENAHELIQTLIKLKPSTAKGAYIKSIAISSTMSPGVKVDTRTVQ; from the coding sequence ATGGCGACCCTGACCAAGAAACGCAAGGCCGCGATGGCCAAATACGACGCCACCAAGAGCTATGAGCTCAAGGATGCCGCGTCCATCGTCAAGCAGATCAGCACCACCAAGTTCGACGCCACGGTGGACATCGCCGTGCGCCTCGGGGTGGACCCCAAGAAGAGCACCGAGATGGTGCGCGGCACGGTGAGCCTTCCCCACGGGACGGGCCGCGACGTGCGCGTGCTGGTGCTGGCCGACCCCGCCAAGTGCGAGGAGGCCACCGCGGCCGGCGCCGACATGGCCGGCCTCGACGAGTTCGTCGAGAAGATCAAGGGCGGCTGGACGGATGTGGACGTGATCATCTGCACGCCCAACGTGATGGCCAAGGTGGGTGCGCTGGGCCGTGTGCTCGGTCCCCGCGGCCTGATGCCCAACCCCAAGACCGGCACGGTGACCATGGACGTGGCCAAGGCCGTGAAGGAGGTGAAGGCGGGCAAGATCGACTTCAAGGTGGACAAGGCCGGCATCATCCACGCGGTGATCGGAAAGGCCTCGTTCGACGCCCAGAAGCTGAGCGAGAACGCCCACGAGCTGATCCAGACCCTGATCAAGCTGAAGCCCAGCACCGCGAAGGGCGCATACATCAAGAGCATCGCCATCAGCAGCACGATGAGCCCGGGCGTCAAGGTGGACACCCGTACCGTGCAGTAA
- the rplK gene encoding 50S ribosomal protein L11: protein MAKEVSGLIKLQVKGGAANPSPPIGPALGAKGVNIMEFCKQFNARTQDKAGKVLPVVITVYSDKSFDFVIKTPPAAVQIIEQAKIKGGSGVPHTKKVGSITWDQVKVIAEDKMPDLNCFTLKSAMSMVAGTARSMGVTVTGTNPFENA, encoded by the coding sequence ATGGCCAAGGAAGTATCGGGGCTGATCAAGCTCCAGGTGAAAGGAGGGGCGGCGAACCCCTCGCCCCCCATCGGCCCGGCGCTCGGCGCCAAGGGCGTGAACATCATGGAGTTCTGCAAGCAGTTCAATGCGCGCACGCAGGACAAGGCCGGCAAGGTGCTGCCCGTGGTGATCACCGTGTACAGCGACAAGAGCTTCGACTTCGTCATCAAGACGCCGCCGGCGGCCGTGCAGATCATCGAGCAGGCCAAGATCAAGGGCGGCAGCGGGGTGCCCCACACCAAGAAGGTGGGCAGCATCACGTGGGACCAGGTGAAGGTCATCGCCGAGGACAAGATGCCCGACCTGAACTGCTTCACGCTGAAGAGCGCCATGAGCATGGTGGCCGGAACGGCCCGCAGCATGGGCGTGACGGTGACCGGTACGAACCCCTTTGAGAACGCTTGA
- the nusG gene encoding transcription termination/antitermination factor NusG: MAVATANRKWYVIRAISGKEKKVKERIESEVKRSNMGTYITQVLIPTEKFYQIRDGKKVSKERNFFPGYVLMEADLTGEIAHSIKNLPDVIGFLGAEKGGDPVPLRQSEVNRILGTVDELAETEEAIHNPYHVGEGVKVIDGPFNGFNGVIEEINEEKKKLKVMVKIFGRKTPLELSFMQVEKEV, encoded by the coding sequence ATGGCCGTAGCGACCGCCAACCGCAAGTGGTATGTCATCCGCGCCATCTCCGGGAAGGAGAAGAAGGTGAAGGAGCGCATCGAGAGCGAAGTGAAGCGCTCGAACATGGGCACGTACATCACCCAGGTCCTCATCCCCACCGAGAAGTTCTACCAGATCCGCGACGGCAAGAAGGTGAGCAAGGAGCGCAACTTCTTCCCCGGCTACGTGCTGATGGAGGCCGACCTCACCGGCGAGATCGCCCACAGCATCAAGAACCTGCCGGACGTGATCGGCTTCCTCGGGGCCGAGAAGGGCGGCGATCCGGTGCCCCTTCGCCAAAGCGAGGTGAACCGCATCCTGGGCACCGTGGACGAACTGGCCGAGACCGAGGAGGCCATTCACAACCCCTACCACGTGGGCGAGGGCGTGAAGGTGATCGACGGTCCCTTCAACGGCTTCAACGGCGTGATCGAGGAGATCAACGAGGAGAAGAAGAAGCTCAAGGTGATGGTGAAGATCTTCGGAAGGAAGACCCCGCTCGAACTGAGCTTCATGCAAGTGGAAAAAGAGGTCTGA
- the secE gene encoding preprotein translocase subunit SecE, whose translation MASFKTYLSESYNELVNKVSWPTWKELQGSAIVVLVTALIISLVVFVMDYVFGVHNMTNTSFWKGILGFIYKLMS comes from the coding sequence GTGGCAAGCTTCAAGACATACCTGAGCGAGAGCTACAACGAGCTCGTCAACAAGGTCTCCTGGCCCACCTGGAAGGAGCTGCAGGGCAGCGCCATCGTCGTGCTCGTCACCGCGCTCATCATCAGCCTGGTGGTGTTCGTGATGGACTACGTGTTCGGCGTGCACAACATGACCAACACCTCCTTCTGGAAGGGGATCCTCGGTTTCATCTACAAACTGATGAGCTGA
- the tuf gene encoding elongation factor Tu, which produces MAKETFQRTKPHVNIGTIGHVDHGKTTLTAAITSVLAAKGLSEKRSFDSIDNAPEEKERGITINTAHVEYSTANRHYAHVDCPGHADYVKNMVTGAAQMDGAILVVAATDGPMPQTREHILLGRQVGVPKIVVFMNKVDMVDDAELLDLVEMEIRELLSFYEYDGDNTPIIRGSALGALNGEGKWVDTVMALMDAVDNWIPVPPREVEKPFLMSVEDVFTITGRGTVATGRIETGVVKVGDNVEIIGMQEQKMNSTCTGVEMFRKLLDRGEAGDNCGILLRGIEKKDIRRGMVIAAPGSITPHTEFKAEIYVLKKEEGGRHTPFHNKYRPQFYFRTTDVTGEITLEAGREMVMPGDNVSINVKLIVPIAMDKGLRFAIREGGRTVGAGQVTEIIK; this is translated from the coding sequence ATGGCTAAGGAGACTTTCCAACGTACCAAGCCGCACGTCAACATCGGCACCATCGGTCACGTTGACCATGGTAAGACCACGTTGACCGCGGCGATCACCTCCGTGCTGGCCGCCAAAGGCCTCTCGGAGAAGCGCAGCTTCGATTCCATCGACAACGCCCCCGAGGAAAAGGAGCGCGGCATCACCATCAACACCGCCCACGTGGAGTATTCGACGGCCAACCGTCACTACGCCCACGTGGACTGCCCGGGCCACGCCGACTATGTGAAGAACATGGTGACGGGTGCCGCCCAGATGGACGGCGCCATCCTGGTGGTGGCCGCCACCGACGGCCCCATGCCCCAGACCCGCGAGCACATCCTGCTCGGCCGTCAGGTGGGCGTGCCCAAGATCGTCGTGTTCATGAACAAGGTGGACATGGTGGACGACGCGGAGCTGCTGGACCTGGTGGAGATGGAGATCCGCGAGCTGCTGTCCTTCTACGAGTACGACGGCGACAACACCCCGATCATCCGTGGCAGCGCCCTGGGCGCCCTGAACGGTGAGGGCAAGTGGGTGGACACCGTGATGGCCCTGATGGACGCGGTGGACAACTGGATCCCCGTGCCGCCCCGCGAGGTGGAGAAGCCCTTCCTGATGAGCGTGGAGGACGTGTTCACGATCACCGGTCGTGGCACGGTGGCCACCGGCCGCATCGAGACCGGCGTGGTGAAGGTGGGCGACAACGTGGAGATCATCGGCATGCAGGAGCAGAAGATGAACAGCACCTGCACCGGCGTGGAGATGTTCCGCAAGCTGCTCGATCGTGGCGAGGCCGGCGACAACTGCGGCATCCTGCTGCGCGGCATCGAAAAGAAGGACATCCGCCGCGGCATGGTGATCGCCGCCCCCGGCAGCATCACCCCGCACACCGAGTTCAAGGCCGAGATCTACGTGCTGAAGAAGGAGGAAGGCGGACGCCACACCCCCTTCCACAACAAGTACCGCCCGCAGTTCTACTTCCGCACCACCGACGTCACCGGCGAGATCACCCTCGAGGCCGGTCGCGAGATGGTGATGCCGGGCGACAACGTGAGCATCAACGTGAAGCTGATCGTGCCGATCGCCATGGACAAGGGCCTGCGTTTCGCCATCCGCGAGGGTGGCCGTACCGTGGGTGCCGGCCAGGTGACCGAGATCATCAAGTAA